The Formosa sp. Hel1_33_131 genome window below encodes:
- a CDS encoding WbqC family protein, with translation MVLLYPAYFPNIASYIVMAQSDELVFEICDSYQKQTYRNRCYIYGANGKLSLNIPVQYSQKNRQNTEEIEIDNTSKWQSIHWKSIESAYKTSPFFEFYEDEFKELFNTPKEFLLDFNLECIAVINSCLGLDPVVSNSDQFLKTNTESDYRFLVNARKESKIDTTTYIQVFQEKHGFINNLSILDLLFNEGPNALSYLKNHPITF, from the coding sequence ATGGTGCTTCTTTATCCAGCGTATTTCCCAAACATTGCTTCTTATATAGTGATGGCACAATCAGACGAACTCGTATTTGAAATATGCGATTCTTATCAGAAACAAACCTATAGAAACCGATGTTATATTTATGGTGCAAATGGAAAACTGAGTCTTAATATCCCTGTTCAATATTCTCAGAAAAACAGACAGAACACGGAAGAAATAGAGATTGACAACACTTCTAAATGGCAATCCATACATTGGAAATCTATTGAGAGTGCGTATAAAACCTCTCCTTTTTTTGAATTTTATGAGGATGAATTTAAAGAGCTATTTAACACACCAAAGGAGTTTCTTTTAGATTTCAATTTAGAATGCATTGCTGTCATTAATAGCTGTTTGGGTTTGGACCCTGTTGTATCCAATTCTGATCAGTTTTTAAAAACCAATACAGAATCAGACTATCGGTTTTTAGTGAACGCGCGAAAAGAATCTAAAATTGACACGACCACTTATATTCAAGTCTTTCAAGAGAAACATGGATTTATAAACAATTTGAGCATCTTAGATTTGTTATTCAACGAAGGCCCCAACGCTTTGAGTTATTTAAAAAATCATCCGATCACTTTTTAG
- a CDS encoding rhomboid family intramembrane serine protease has product MTNLNQDIREKLSRLNVFEKIIVANVLVFLVSFIALRLQGSGANLEWLSLSKSFSEVLSKPWTLLTYGFTHYSFVHLFFNMIVLYFFGRSFSNLFKQDISLKVYVLGILSGGFAFVLLYNLFPTGILNTVGPLVGASAGVRAVIIFLCAYLPNKEVRFFTFQFPLKYIGIAMVLFDIPGLLSQNSGGSVAHFGGYVLGYFYATQFQKGTDIGEFIDRMIAYFSRSTAPLKTVHKKKKKDSYAGKKKEEFERFTHQKQIDLILDKIGKSGYESLTQAEKDFLFRAGK; this is encoded by the coding sequence ATGACAAACCTAAATCAAGATATCAGAGAAAAATTATCAAGACTCAATGTATTTGAAAAAATCATTGTCGCAAATGTGCTTGTGTTTCTAGTTAGTTTTATTGCTTTAAGACTTCAAGGGAGTGGCGCAAATTTAGAATGGCTCTCGCTTTCAAAATCATTTTCGGAAGTCCTTTCAAAACCGTGGACTTTATTAACGTATGGCTTTACTCATTATAGTTTTGTCCATTTATTCTTCAATATGATTGTCTTGTATTTCTTTGGACGCTCGTTTTCAAATTTATTTAAACAAGATATTTCACTTAAAGTATATGTACTGGGCATCCTGTCAGGAGGTTTTGCTTTTGTATTGTTGTATAATCTATTTCCGACCGGCATTTTAAATACGGTAGGGCCTTTAGTTGGTGCTTCTGCGGGGGTACGCGCAGTAATTATTTTTTTATGTGCCTATTTACCTAACAAAGAAGTACGGTTTTTCACCTTTCAATTTCCATTAAAATACATAGGTATCGCGATGGTTTTGTTTGACATTCCGGGTTTATTATCTCAAAACTCAGGTGGTTCGGTCGCACATTTTGGAGGGTATGTGTTAGGCTATTTTTATGCAACGCAATTTCAAAAGGGTACTGATATTGGGGAGTTTATTGATCGTATGATCGCCTATTTCTCTAGGTCAACGGCACCGCTAAAAACGGTTCACAAAAAGAAGAAAAAAGATTCTTATGCTGGTAAGAAAAAAGAAGAGTTTGAACGTTTTACGCATCAAAAACAAATTGATCTTATTTTAGATAAAATCGGTAAAAGTGGCTACGAAAGTTTAACCCAAGCAGAAAAGGATTTTTTATTCCGAGCTGGAAAATAG
- a CDS encoding DUF5683 domain-containing protein → MINKHWLLIFFCAFSFVNFAQNTDDTPKKLETDAYEPVVMDPLAPSKAAFYSAILPGLGQAVNKKYWKIPIVYAALGTSIYFYLDNDKSYKRYRNAYKRRLAGFVDDEFYGEGDIPLLSDDALIRAQQTLRRNKELSLLITIGLYALNIIDANVDAHLLQYNVDKNLAVNPFVDFDTPDTSAQLGVSINFNF, encoded by the coding sequence GTGATAAATAAGCATTGGCTCCTTATATTTTTTTGTGCATTTTCGTTCGTTAATTTTGCTCAAAATACAGATGACACTCCAAAGAAGTTAGAAACGGATGCGTATGAGCCTGTAGTTATGGATCCTTTGGCACCCTCAAAAGCAGCTTTTTATTCTGCCATTTTACCAGGACTCGGACAGGCAGTTAATAAAAAATATTGGAAAATTCCCATTGTATATGCAGCACTCGGAACAAGTATTTATTTTTATTTAGACAATGACAAGTCCTACAAGCGCTACAGAAATGCCTACAAAAGACGTTTGGCTGGATTTGTGGATGATGAGTTTTATGGTGAAGGAGACATCCCGCTCCTCTCTGACGATGCACTCATTCGCGCCCAACAAACGTTGAGACGGAATAAAGAATTATCCTTATTAATTACCATTGGGCTTTATGCCTTAAATATTATCGATGCAAACGTAGATGCCCATTTATTGCAATATAATGTGGACAAAAATTTAGCGGTCAACCCATTCGTTGACTTCGACACTCCAGATACATCTGCTCAACTTGGGGTGTCAATCAACTTTAATTTTTAA
- a CDS encoding DUF6122 family protein, translated as MIQGLIHYGIHLIAPLGVAVLFYRKDWIKSYVIFLSAFVIDLDHLLATRLFDPHRCSIDFHPLHSYVAIGVYLCLLVPSKTRLIGIGLCIHILADYCDCLFM; from the coding sequence ATGATTCAAGGGCTCATCCATTATGGCATTCATTTGATCGCTCCCTTAGGGGTCGCAGTATTATTTTATAGAAAAGATTGGATAAAATCCTATGTCATTTTTTTGAGTGCTTTTGTCATTGACCTCGATCATTTACTAGCCACACGCCTCTTTGACCCTCATAGATGTAGCATCGATTTTCACCCGCTTCACTCCTACGTCGCAATTGGAGTGTATCTCTGTTTATTAGTCCCCTCAAAAACGCGTTTGATTGGAATAGGACTTTGTATTCATATTCTCGCCGATTACTGCGATTGTTTATTTATGTAA
- the lepB gene encoding signal peptidase I: MTLSQWFIFFLAIQLIHGLGTWKLYVKAGRKAWEAFVPIYNGIIFMKILNRPTWWVALLFLPVISLIMLIVIWVETARSFGKNTTTDTILSIVTLGFYSYYLNYFTDIKHINERSLTPKSGLGEWTSSILFAVVAATIVHTYFLQPYVIPSSSLEKSLLVGDFLIVSKMHYGPRVPMTTIGLPMVHDTIPVLNKKSYLFSDKIDEQNTSLKSRFQLPYLRIPGWEKIERNEIVVFNQPADTLLDMNDFRPDRNYYKPIDKKTNLVKRCVAIAGDTLEIRDGYVYINGIQNELPDRAKLQFSYEVTLKPGKTFANSIIEQLKTRYDITDGIYAMGNKIIIPAASDDAVKVFKNHPSVASITRFIEPKGKADTGLFPQDPSYEWNRDFYGPLYIPEEGKTMELTLKNLPVYKRLLTEYEGNTVSTKGNQIFINGQLSNSYTFKQNYYWMMGDNRHNSIDARAWGFVPFNHVVGKPVFIWMSWNTNGKGFNKIRWDRLFSTVHADGERTSYFIPFLFLLAGWIGYSKWRKRKNTTV; encoded by the coding sequence ATGACTTTATCACAATGGTTTATTTTTTTCTTAGCAATTCAATTGATTCACGGATTGGGTACTTGGAAACTATACGTTAAAGCAGGTCGAAAGGCATGGGAAGCATTCGTGCCAATTTACAACGGTATCATATTCATGAAAATACTGAACCGACCAACTTGGTGGGTTGCGTTGTTATTTTTACCTGTGATTAGTTTAATCATGTTGATTGTCATCTGGGTGGAAACCGCACGAAGCTTTGGGAAAAACACGACAACAGACACTATTTTATCCATCGTTACTTTAGGGTTTTATAGTTATTATTTAAACTATTTCACAGATATAAAACATATAAATGAAAGAAGTTTGACTCCTAAATCCGGTTTGGGAGAATGGACGAGCTCCATACTGTTTGCAGTGGTGGCTGCGACTATTGTGCATACGTATTTTTTACAACCGTATGTCATTCCATCTTCATCATTAGAGAAATCATTATTGGTGGGTGATTTTTTAATTGTGAGTAAAATGCACTATGGTCCTCGAGTACCGATGACCACTATTGGACTTCCGATGGTACATGATACGATTCCTGTGTTGAATAAAAAGTCCTATTTATTTAGTGATAAAATTGACGAGCAAAACACTTCTTTAAAAAGTAGATTTCAACTCCCCTATTTACGAATTCCAGGGTGGGAAAAAATTGAGCGAAATGAAATTGTTGTTTTCAATCAACCGGCAGATACATTGCTGGATATGAATGACTTTAGACCAGATAGAAATTACTACAAACCCATTGATAAAAAGACCAATTTGGTAAAACGCTGTGTGGCGATTGCTGGGGATACCCTCGAAATCAGAGATGGATATGTATATATCAACGGTATTCAAAACGAACTTCCTGACCGCGCAAAATTGCAGTTTAGTTATGAAGTGACATTAAAACCTGGGAAAACGTTTGCAAACAGCATCATAGAACAGTTAAAAACACGCTATGACATTACCGATGGTATCTATGCGATGGGGAATAAAATCATCATTCCAGCAGCATCAGATGACGCCGTTAAAGTGTTCAAAAACCACCCGAGTGTCGCATCAATCACACGCTTTATAGAACCAAAAGGAAAAGCAGACACTGGCTTGTTCCCTCAAGATCCAAGTTATGAATGGAACCGTGATTTTTATGGTCCACTCTATATTCCCGAAGAAGGAAAAACAATGGAGCTTACTTTAAAAAATCTACCTGTTTACAAACGTCTCCTCACAGAATACGAAGGAAATACAGTCTCTACAAAAGGCAATCAGATTTTTATAAACGGACAACTTTCTAATTCATATACCTTCAAACAAAACTACTATTGGATGATGGGTGACAATCGTCACAATTCCATTGACGCCCGTGCTTGGGGGTTTGTACCTTTTAACCACGTTGTAGGAAAACCTGTGTTTATTTGGATGAGTTGGAATACCAATGGAAAAGGCTTCAATAAGATACGTTGGGATCGGCTGTTCTCAACCGTTCATGCTGATGGAGAACGCACTTCTTACTTTATTCCCTTCTTATTCTTATTAGCAGGATGGATTGGATACAGTAAATGGCGTAAAAGAAAAAATACAACGGTCTAA
- the dapB gene encoding 4-hydroxy-tetrahydrodipicolinate reductase, translating to MKIALLGYGKMGKVIEKIAVSRGHEVTLKIDKDTPPYDITTVDVAINFSTPDSAVENIRIALENGIPVISGTTGWLSEMEAIKEVCSARNGAFIYASNFSLGVNIFFELNKHLAKMMKNLTDYSVDLEEIHHTQKQDAPSGTAITLAEGILENTAYDSWELAPVKDASKLAITAKRIDAVPGTHTVNYDSEVDNISLTHTAHNREGFGLGAVVAAEWILGKTGVFTMNDVLNIG from the coding sequence ATGAAAATAGCACTTTTAGGATACGGAAAAATGGGGAAAGTAATTGAGAAAATTGCTGTAAGTCGCGGACATGAAGTGACATTGAAAATTGATAAAGACACCCCTCCTTATGACATCACTACCGTTGATGTCGCAATTAATTTTAGCACACCAGATTCTGCGGTCGAAAACATTCGAATAGCCCTTGAAAATGGCATTCCTGTGATTTCGGGAACAACGGGCTGGTTATCTGAAATGGAAGCTATAAAAGAAGTGTGCAGTGCTCGAAACGGCGCATTTATCTATGCATCAAATTTTAGTTTAGGGGTCAACATATTCTTTGAACTCAATAAACATTTAGCAAAAATGATGAAAAATCTAACGGACTATTCTGTAGATCTTGAAGAAATTCATCACACTCAAAAACAAGATGCACCTTCTGGGACCGCCATCACACTCGCTGAAGGAATCTTAGAAAATACCGCTTACGATTCTTGGGAGCTAGCACCTGTGAAGGATGCTAGCAAATTAGCCATCACTGCCAAACGCATCGATGCTGTTCCGGGCACTCATACAGTAAATTACGATTCTGAAGTGGACAATATTTCGTTAACACACACCGCACACAACAGAGAAGGATTTGGACTGGGAGCTGTGGTTGCAGCCGAATGGATTCTTGGAAAAACAGGAGTGTTCACAATGAATGACGTGTTAAACATTGGTTAA
- a CDS encoding ParB/RepB/Spo0J family partition protein — MAKAFKKQALGRGLSALLQDPKKEPQTAVSTSSSPQVGTIVALELNQIEVNPFQPRTQFKEEAIRELASSIQELGVIQPITVRKTDANTFQLVSGERRFRASKLLDFKTIPAYIRIANDQEALEMALVENIQRQDLDPIEIALSYQRLIDDIQLTQEQMSQRVGKKRSTIANYLRLLKLDPLIQTGMRDGFISMGHGRAIVNISSHADQIAIYKEIISNKLSVRATETLVKNYNTPKSVKTTKQNELPDFVKNGVQKIASYFGHKIDVKMEKKESGKILIPFHSKEDYDRILKLFKSDK, encoded by the coding sequence ATGGCCAAAGCTTTTAAAAAACAAGCCTTAGGACGCGGACTCTCTGCTCTCTTACAAGACCCAAAAAAGGAACCACAGACTGCTGTAAGTACAAGCAGCAGCCCTCAAGTAGGAACTATTGTTGCATTGGAATTAAACCAAATAGAAGTCAACCCGTTCCAACCCCGAACGCAATTTAAAGAAGAAGCCATCCGTGAGTTAGCTTCTTCTATTCAAGAATTAGGAGTGATTCAACCCATAACCGTTCGTAAAACCGACGCCAATACATTTCAATTGGTTTCTGGTGAACGTCGTTTTAGAGCTTCTAAATTATTAGACTTCAAAACAATTCCAGCGTATATTCGAATTGCAAATGACCAAGAAGCCTTAGAAATGGCATTGGTTGAAAACATTCAACGTCAAGATTTAGACCCTATCGAAATTGCTTTAAGCTACCAAAGATTGATCGATGACATCCAATTGACTCAAGAACAAATGAGCCAACGTGTTGGAAAAAAACGATCTACTATTGCTAATTATTTACGATTATTAAAACTAGACCCCTTAATCCAAACAGGAATGCGCGATGGATTTATCAGTATGGGACATGGAAGGGCCATTGTAAATATAAGTTCTCATGCAGATCAAATTGCTATTTATAAAGAAATTATTTCGAACAAATTATCCGTTCGAGCTACCGAAACACTGGTTAAAAATTACAATACTCCCAAATCAGTAAAAACCACTAAACAGAACGAATTACCTGATTTTGTTAAAAATGGTGTTCAAAAAATAGCGTCTTATTTTGGTCATAAAATTGATGTTAAGATGGAAAAAAAAGAGAGTGGAAAAATACTGATTCCCTTTCATTCTAAAGAAGACTATGACCGCATCTTAAAATTATTTAAAAGTGATAAATAA
- a CDS encoding endonuclease/exonuclease/phosphatase family protein: MKNLNLLNKFIFLINSVLALLLLLSYGLSYVPPKSYALISTLSLSVPLLIVLNILFTVYWLIKLKKQVLLSLLVLAVGYNHILSFYKFSSESTPKSEDTFTLMSYNVRLFNLYDWIDDKTISTKIQKFISEESPNILCFQEYDSSTDLDFKAYRYKHQTNPAKNNKSELAILSTYKIIDSGFINFPNSANSAIYADILIKSDTLRVYNVHLQSSGIDANVDVESLDKEQSNKLLNRLEITFKAQQFQAERVANHVAKSPYKVLMCGDFNNTVFSYVYRILKGDLLDAFETSGTGFGSTFDFKYFPVRIDFILADQSFKVGTFKNYSVPYSDHFPIFTELTLHK, translated from the coding sequence TTGAAAAACTTAAACCTTCTTAATAAGTTTATATTTCTGATAAATTCAGTGCTTGCGCTCTTGTTGCTCTTATCTTATGGCTTGTCTTATGTACCCCCAAAATCGTACGCGCTGATATCCACCCTTAGTTTGTCCGTTCCTTTATTGATTGTTTTGAATATACTTTTTACGGTCTATTGGCTTATCAAACTAAAAAAACAAGTCCTTCTATCGTTGTTAGTACTTGCTGTTGGGTATAATCACATTTTGTCTTTTTACAAGTTTTCATCGGAGTCAACTCCAAAATCAGAAGACACGTTTACTCTGATGAGCTATAATGTACGGTTGTTCAACTTGTATGACTGGATTGATGATAAAACCATTTCCACTAAAATTCAGAAGTTTATTTCAGAGGAATCTCCTAATATCTTGTGTTTTCAAGAGTATGATTCAAGTACAGATTTAGATTTTAAAGCCTACCGCTATAAGCACCAAACCAATCCGGCAAAAAATAACAAATCAGAACTCGCTATTTTGTCAACCTATAAAATTATAGATTCTGGTTTTATTAATTTCCCGAATTCTGCAAACAGTGCAATTTATGCAGATATACTGATTAAATCAGATACGCTACGCGTATATAATGTCCATCTTCAGTCGTCTGGAATCGATGCCAATGTAGATGTAGAGTCTCTTGATAAAGAGCAATCAAACAAGCTCCTCAATCGCTTAGAGATCACTTTTAAAGCACAACAATTCCAAGCTGAACGGGTTGCAAATCATGTAGCCAAGTCGCCCTACAAAGTGCTGATGTGTGGGGATTTTAACAATACTGTCTTTTCGTATGTGTATCGAATTTTAAAAGGGGATTTATTAGATGCTTTTGAGACTTCGGGAACTGGATTTGGCAGTACTTTTGATTTCAAATATTTTCCTGTTCGAATTGATTTTATCTTAGCAGATCAAAGCTTCAAGGTCGGAACATTCAAAAATTATTCGGTTCCTTATTCCGATCATTTTCCAATTTTCACGGAACTGACGTTACATAAATAA